The Liquorilactobacillus nagelii DSM 13675 DNA window TTGCGAATGAATCTCCTGATTCAGATGCTAAGTTTCTTGAACGACCAAATGGAGATGGAACCCAAGAAAATCTGTTAGATCGTTTAGCTGAATATTTATTTCAAACAGCAATGGTTACTAATTTAAATGATGTCAATACTACCGGTTCAGCTGATACTGCCAGTGGTTATTCGATTGAACTTAAAATGCAAGCTATGCGTTCGTTAGCGTCAAATAAAGAGCGCAAGTTTACTAATGCTTTGCGCGAGTTTTATCGAATATTATTCAATATTAGCAATGTGGCCAAAACTTCATTTGTCAAAAAAGTAGTTAATACTTTGACTGGTAATACGCAAAGTAATCCAGCTGATGAATTGAGTTTTCAGTTTACCAGGAACTTACCACGGAACATTGCAAATGAAGCCACTACTGCTCAAACGCTTGAAGGTATTGTGTCTAAAGAAACTCAACTTAAAGTTTTGTCAATTGTTGATGATCCTAAAGCAGAGATTCAAAAGATTCAAGATGAAGAAAAAGAAGGAATCACGTCAGCAGTTAATAGCAATCCAGCGAATTACAATTTTGATAATCAGCAGAAATCTGGTGTAGAAGATGACGAAACCGACGACGAACAGTAGTTACTGGAAAAAGCGTGAAACGATTGAAAGCAAATGGATTGATGCTAATATCAAAAACGATGCTGATTATGCTAAATTAATTCAGAAACACTATGAGCAATTGACCGATACAATCAATAAACAAATTTCAGATTTTTACATGCGATACGCTAGTAAAGAAAATCTTGGAATGGACGATGCAGTTAAAGCTATTAGTAAGTTTGATGTGCGAGCTTTTGAAAAGATTGCTGCTAAAATGGTTAAAGAAAAGGACTTTAGTTCTTATGCTAATGATCGTTTGAAAATTTATAATGCAACAATGCGAATAAATCGCTTGGAGTATTTAAAATCTCAAATTGGATTGGCAATGACTGAAGTTACTAATCAAGAAGAACAACGATTAAATCAAAATTTGAATCAAAGCTATATTGACGAGGTAAAACGTCAAGCCGGTATTTTAAGCAAACACAAAATTGATGATGTCTTAGCTAAGGTTTCAGCAGTAGTTAATGCTAGTTTCCATGGGGCTACCTGGTCACAAAGAATATGGGTCAATCAAGATACTCTGAAAGCTGAATTAGATAAGCTTTTAACTCAATCAATGGTTCAAGGTATTAACCCTAATGTTTTAGCTAGTCAATTGCGAAAACAAGTATCAACTAAAGTTAAAAACGCTAGTTATATGACTGAACGCTTAATGAGAACTGAAACAGCTAGAGTTCAAGACGAAGCTCAGATAGCAAGTTTTAAAAAGTTTGGTATTGAATATGTTAAGTGGGTAGCTGAACCAACAGCGTGTGAGCAGTGTCAAGATATTGCTGCTGCTAATGATGGCTTTTATCCATTGACTAAAGCTCCAGGCATTCCAGTTCATGCTAATTGTCGTTGTAGTAAAGCCGCTGCTGATAAACCAAAATGGCTAGCGGATGAAACAGCTGATACAGTAAAAGGCATTCAAGATTTTGAAAACAAAGATTTGAAAGCACAAATTGGTGAAAATAACTACGAAGTATTAAAAAACAAAATTAATTCACCAGATTTTGACCCGCGTCTCAAATCAGTATTAACTAGGTATCAAGACAAATTTAAGTTTGATTACAAAAACTATGACCGGATTGGAGACAGTTCAGAGTCTGAAAACTACAATGCTCTCACGAAAAAAATACTTGCTTATAAAAATAGCTTTACTGGTAACAGCTACAATAAGCCGCTTCAAGCTGTATTTCACGAGATGGGACACGCT harbors:
- a CDS encoding minor capsid protein, which encodes MTKPTTNSSYWKKRETIESKWIDANIKNDADYAKLIQKHYEQLTDTINKQISDFYMRYASKENLGMDDAVKAISKFDVRAFEKIAAKMVKEKDFSSYANDRLKIYNATMRINRLEYLKSQIGLAMTEVTNQEEQRLNQNLNQSYIDEVKRQAGILSKHKIDDVLAKVSAVVNASFHGATWSQRIWVNQDTLKAELDKLLTQSMVQGINPNVLASQLRKQVSTKVKNASYMTERLMRTETARVQDEAQIASFKKFGIEYVKWVAEPTACEQCQDIAAANDGFYPLTKAPGIPVHANCRCSKAAADKPKWLADETADTVKGIQDFENKDLKAQIGENNYEVLKNKINSPDFDPRLKSVLTRYQDKFKFDYKNYDRIGDSSESENYNALTKKILAYKNSFTGNSYNKPLQAVFHEMGHAVDNFATKDLLGKEFLPTGKMTKVRIAGKMKKVEGSTVHISSSKEYDLAGLIKDDLNNTIYSGIPSIESLGPKPRRRGQS